A region of the Drosophila ananassae strain 14024-0371.13 chromosome XL, ASM1763931v2, whole genome shotgun sequence genome:
tttcaattcaaACCGGTTAATTGTATATTCATGGGAGACCTGGCCCATGCCGACACCTGTTATACACTCTTCTCCCTCCAGATAGCACCTCTGGGGAGCTGTAATCTGGGGTGATAGTCCCGATAGATAGGAAGGAGGAGATAGAGGGATCCATGGAGGCATAAATTACCTCCCAACTGGCACAGAAGTGCGAAAAAAATAGAGTACAAATGGTAGATGGTTCCAAACTACACACAATTGAGGATAAAAAAATAGTTCTTATAGAGAAtagttcttaaaaaatatcattACATATAGtactataaaatattataattattttcttaaaaattatgCTTAAAACACAAGAATAGTTCttcaaaaataacattttaaatagTACTATAagatataataattattttcttaaatatcaACTTATATGttgtataaattattaattattataaaaataaacttattttcctaaaaattatgtttaaaaCACTGAAATACatcattataaaatttatttgtaagatTCTATGTTTTgtttgagattattttatttttggagaGTTAAAAAGCCTATTTTTCGAACCACTCCTGTAGCCCAGACCCTTCTCTAGAAGACGACAAAGAGCAGCTGATTGGAGAAGCACCCCATGCGGTGTAGAGTCTCGCCCCTTCCATTATGCCTTATAAAGCACagattttatatatatagacagacatatatatgtttttttcacTCGAGTTTTATGGCCACTGCTTATCGTTGCTTTATTTCGAACCTCAATCTCaatctcagtctcagtctcattCCGCTGCCAGAACAAGCACCTTCAAGTGGTCCTCTCGATTCCCCAGCACACTTTGCTATCTCTATCTCATTCCAAATGGTTAAGAGCCACTATACCCTCCACATAATCAAGAttttaatcattatttttatttgtgacAGGCCTCCCAGGACTTCCGCGTGGAAAGCGACACTTTCGGGGAGCTGAAGGTGCCAGCGGACAAGTACTATGGCGCCCAGACGATGCGCTCCCAGATCAACTTCCCCATCGGTGGACCCACCGAAAGGATGCCGGTTCGTATTCCAAGAGGTTCCTTAAGAAATTATCTAATATGATCTCCAATCTCCACAGAAACCCGTGGTCCAGGCCATGGGCATCCTCAAGAAGGCCGCCGCCGAGGTCAACAAGGAGTTCGGTCTGGACACCAAAGTCAGCGAAGCCATCTCCAAGGCCGCCGATGATGTGATCTCTGGCAAGCTCTACGATGACCACTTCCCTCTGGTCATCTGGCAGACCGGCTCCGGCACCCAGAGCAACATGAACGTCAACGAGGTGAGCCGATCTCCTCCAGATTTTCAGTCCAAATCTCTAAAAGATTATGTTCTCCCGGGTAATAGGTTATCAGCAATCGTGCCATCGAGCTGATGGGCGGAAAGCTGGGCTCCAAGACCCCAGTGCATCCCAATGACCATGTCAACAAGTCGCAGAGCTCCAACGACACCTTCCCCACGGCCATCCACATCTCGGTGGCCCTGGAGCTGAACAACAACCTGAAGCCGGCCATCAAGATCCTGCACGACGCCCTGCGCGCCAAGTCCGATGAGTTCAAGGACATCATCAAGATCGGTCGCACCCACACCATGGACGCCGTGCCTTTGACTCTCGGCCAGGAGTTCAGCGGCTATGCCCAGCAGTTGGCCTACGCCCTGGAGCGGATCGACGCCTGCCTGCCCCGCGTCTATGAGCTGGCTCTCGGTGGCACTGCCGTCGGCACTGGCCTGAACACTCGCAAGGGATTCGCCGAGAAGTGCGCCGCCAAGATCGCTGATCTGACCGGCCTGCCCTTCGTCACTGCCCCCAACAAGTTCGAGGCTCTGGCCGCCCGTGACGCCATGGTGGAGGTCCATGGTGTCCTTAACACCATCGCCGTCAGCCTGATGAAGATCGCCAACGATATTCGCTTCCTGGGCTCCGGACCACGTTGCGGCTTGGGCGAGTTGTCGCTGCCGGAGAACGAGCCCGGCAGCTCCATCATGCCCGGCAAGGTGAATCCGACGCAGTGCGAGTCCCTCACCATGCTCTCCGCCCAGGTGATGGGCAACCAGGTGGCTGTGACCGTTGGTGGAGCCAATGGCCACTTCGAGCTGAACGTGTTCAAGCCCCTGATTGTTTCCAATGTCCTGCGTTCCATTCGATTGCTATGTAGGTTCTTGTTCCTTTGTATTCTTGAGCCATTAATCTGATTTTGAATCCCTTCCAGCTGATGGCAGCCGCACCTTCACCGCCAACTGCGTCAACGGCATCCAGGCCAACCGTGAGAACATTGCCAAGATCATGAACGAGTCCCTGATGCTGGTCACCGCTCTGAATCCCCACATCGGCTATGATAAGGCCGCCAAGATCGCCAAGACGGCCCACAAGAATGGCACCACACTCAAGGAGGAGGCCATCAATCTGGGCTACCTCACCGAGCAGCAGTTCAACGAGTGGGTGCGCCCGGAACAGATGCTGGGACCCAAGTAAACGACACCTCTCCTGTCAACTGCCAGCCGATCCTCCCTGCAAATAAATACGTTAGATACAGAATAAGATTGTTTGGAGGCAGTTACATTTCGTCACAGACAAATTATTTccaatttacatttttggttCACTGTTGGTGGCAATCATTTTTGCCCAGAAATCGTTACAGAACAGAACAAAATGCTAAGAAAGTTATATATCCGCTCCATAACCGGAGCGCAGATGATGAGGCGGGAACTGTTTGTCGCGGCCTCCGGTGGTCATTGCGGCAAGGAAGTAAGTCTATTCTCATTGCCATCCGTACTGGCTTATCCTCCAGTTTGGGATATTGTGTAGGATGGCAAGGGCAAGAACAAGGACATGGATAAGTTTCGCACGGAGAAGGATACATTTGGGGAGCTGAAGGTGCCGGCGGATAAGCTATACGGAGCTCAGACGATGCGTTCCAAGTTGAACTTTCCGATTGGTGATATTGCCGAACGGATGCCGGTATTATTTAAGAGTTTTATCCTATTTTTAAGACTAATTTGGATCTACTGATCTGTAGATGCCAGTTATCCAAGCCATGGGTATCCTCAAGAAGGCCTGTGCCGAGGTGAACAAGGAATTTGGCCTCGATGCCAAGATCGCAGAGGCAGTCTCCTGCGCCTGCGATGATGTCATTTCCGGCAAGTACTACAGACAGGGCCACTTTCCACTGGTTATTTGGCAGACGGGTTCCGGTACCCAAACCAATATGAACACCAATGAGGTGAGATTGCCCCTCATCCTGGGCAGTTATCCTCTCCAGATAATGATAATTTCTACTGCAGGTGATTAGTAATGCGGCCATAAAGATGTTGGGCGGAGAACTGGGCTCCAAGAAACCAGTCCATCCGAATGATCATGTGAACAAGTCACAGAGCTCCAATGACACCTTCCCGGCGGCCATCCACATTAGCGTGGGCATGGAGCTGAACGAGCGCCTTCTGCCGGCGGTGGCCCATTTGCGGGACGCCCTCAAGGCAAAGTCCGATGAGTTCAAGGACATTATCAAGATCGGACGCACCCATCTGATGGACGCGGTGCCTCTGACCTTGGGCCAGGAGTTCAGCGGATACGTCCAGCAACTGACCTACGCCCAGGACAGGATCAAGGCCTGTCTGCCGCGGGTCTACGATCTAGCCCTGGGTGGCACTGCCGTCGGCACAGGCCTCAATACCCACAAGGGATTCGCCGAGAAGGTGGCCAAGAGGATCGCCGAACTGACCTGCCTGCCCTTCGTCTCCGCCCCCAACAAGTTCGAGGCGTTGGGCGCCCGTGACGCCATGGTGGAGGTCCATGGTGTTTTAAATACAATTGCTGTCAGCCTGATGAAGATCGCCAACGATATCCGTTTCCTTGGTTCCGGGCCGCGTTGTGGTCTGGGTGAGCTGCAGTTGCCGGAGAACGAGCCCGGCAGCTCCATTATGCCCGGCAAGGTGAATCCCACGCAGTGCGAGTCCATGACCATGCTGTGCGCCCAGGTGATGGGCAACCAGGTGGCCGTGACTGTTGGCGGAGCCACGGGACACTTTGAACTGAACGTTTTCAAGCCCCTCATTGTCTCCAATGTCCTGCGATCCATAAGATTGCTTTGTGAGTTTCGGTTTAGTTTTTAAGAGAAAGTTTACCTTTTAATGTTTCGAACCTGTTCCAGCCGATGGCTCCATGACATTTAGCAAGAATTGCGTGGAGGGCATTCAGGCCAACAAGGAGAACATTGCCAAGATCATGAACGAGTCCTTGATGCTGGTCACAGCTCTGAATCCCCATATCGGCTACGATAAGGCCGCCGCCATAGCCAAGACGGCGCACCAGAACAAGACCACCCTCAAGGAGGAGGCCCTGAAGACGGGCATCACCGAGGAGCAGTTCAAGGAGTGGGTCGATCCCAAGAAGATGTTGGGCCCCAAATAGGCGTTGGGTTCCAGTCTTCAAATCCGATAGACCAAAAACCGTTAGAAAACAAATTCCCTATGTAATCGATTgattttcgaaatcggacggAATCGCTAACAAACGGTAGCATTGGCTAAAAActgaataaatatattttaattgattagataattttctgtgtttgcttttatttatcgGATTATTAATTATAGAATTAATAGGATTGTTGTGGTTTAATAGTGGCGCCAAATCTAGCTATAAACCAGCTAAACCGATTTCCCACTCCCATCTCTAGATATCGTATTGGAATTTGTCATCCCTGGTCACAACAAACACAGCTGTATTGGTGTTTTGAAGTTATTCTTTGTTTTTGTCGTAGAACTTCTGCttttttaagcaaaaaaaaataaaaaacagctACCCAGCGGTTTAAACGATTTATTTATTGTAGTAGCCAATGTATTGACGACAGCTTTTCAAAACGTGTGTGAACTTCGAGAATAAGTAGCTCTACAGCTGGATACGATTATCTAACgactatatatttttgtaatattcGAAAGACAGGAAAGTAGGCGATTTGAAATATCAGTCGTCCAACAAGGCAAGTGATCGGCTCTCGAAAAAATTAACCGTCCAGTTATAAAGCGCAAAATCTGTCTCTCCCACACAGGAATCGTAAAAGTGtttggaaaatataaaaaaagaaccCTTTCGACCGGATTGTTGGAAccgttttctttttttcatttttctgcTGCCTTGCACCTTGCACCTTGCGACCGCCGCACCGCCCAACCGCCCAACCACCCATCCAACCTACTCTTCTGGCAAAATTAATTTTACGacgcaaaaacaaaacatacaAACACACGAACATTGTATAGCTAGAGAAAACACCCACGCGTCAGCTGATCTGTTATCGAATCGCGCTATCGATCAACACTCCCACCTATATGCTAATCGATAGTGGCCCTCACAGacagaaaaagaagaagaaacaaGAGCGATCTaataaaaaaggtaaaaatttttataaatttgttaAAGAAAGTAAATAATAGATGTGTTATGGTGTTGAAGGCACTACTAGCCGCCATTTAAGCGGACGGAAAGATGTCTGTGAGACTGTTGACCGTGCGACTGATCAAACATGGTCGCTATATTCTGCGCAGCTACTGTAAACGTGAAATACACTCCAACATTTTGGAACAAAACCAGTTAAAGACAAGAAGCAAGCGAGGCTTTCCACTACCCTCCACTGCTGCCAATGTAACTAGGGTGAGTTTTTAACCATAATTGCCTGTTTATTTCATTGGAAtcttctcctaatcctcgacAGGCAGCACCCCAGCAGCCGGCAGCTGCGGTAGCCAAATCAGCACCCAGCTCCTCGGCCCCCATCTTGTCACGCTCGGCCGCCCAACttggcagcaacaacagcggtATCTTCCGGGTTGGTCAGCATGCCCGTAAACTATTCATCGACAACATCCTTAGCCGGGTGACCACCACATATTCGGAGGACTTGCGCCAGCGTGCCACACGGAAGCTCTTCTTCGGCGACTCGGCTCCGTTCTTTGCTTTAATCGGTGTCAGTTTGGCATCTGGAGCGGGTGTTCTCAGCAAGGAGGATGAACTGGAGGGCGTGTGCTGGGAGATCCGAGAGGCGGCCAGTCGCCTGCAGAGCGCCTGGAATCACGACGAAGTCTCCGAGACACTGGACAGTAAATTTACCATTGATGACCTGGAGGTGGGTCCGCCCATTGCCAAGGGATGTGCGGCGGTTGTTTATGCAGCTAACTTTAAAAAGGATAATGCCAGCGGAGCCGACGACGTTGTCGATCCGCTCCAGCCGGCCAGTCATGCTGTGCCAGCCATGGCACCGAATCACTGGAATGCCCACGAGATGATGTCGCCGCTACAGAATATGTCGCGCTTTGTTCACAACTTTGGTGGCTCTGTcgataatatttttcattatagCCAGCCGTCGGCGGCCAGTGACTTTGTGGGTGCACTCGAGCAGGATCAGCCGGACATTCAGACGGAGAACAGTGCCTTAAATGCAGTGAGTTACGAAGGATCtctattaattataaaattattaaggtTATGCTTTTTATTCTTTGTAGAATCCCCGGCAGGACATGAAACTTAACAGCTCTGTGGATCGCTATCCCCTGGCCCTCAAAATGATGTTCAACTACGACATCCAGAGCAACGCCCTGTCCATTCTGCGGGCCATGTACAAGGAGACAGTGCCGGCGCGTCAGCGTCGCATGAATCCTGCCGCCGAGGACTGGGAGCGACTGCTGCAGAATCAGACTCTGGTCCTGCCACCGCATCCGAATATCGTCTGTATGTTTGGCTTTTTCTGCGACGAAGTGCGCAACTTTCCGGACGGCCATCTCCtctatccggtggcccagccGCAGCGCATCAATCCCCAGGGCTATGGCCGCAATATGTCGCTCTATTTGCTAATGAAGCGCTACGACGACAGCCTGCGCGGCTTACTGGACAGGAATCAGGAGCTGAGCACATGTACACGCATTCTCCTCCTGGCCCAAATGCTGGAGGCGGTCACCCATTTGAGTCGGCACGGTGTGGCGCATCGGGATCTCAAATCCGATAATGTCCTGATCGAAATGCTGGACGATGCTTCGCCGGTGCTGGTGCTCTCCGACTTTGGGTGCTGTCTGGCCGACAAAGTGCACGGCCTGCGACTGCCGTATGTGTCCCACGACATCGATAAGGGCGGCAATGCGGCATTAATGGCACCGGAGATCTTTAACACTCTGCCCGGACCGTTTGCCGTGCTGAACTACGGCAAGGCGGATCTGTGGGCGTGCGGTGCACTGGCGTATGAGATATTCGGGATGCGGAATCCCTTCTATTCGAGCAGCGGCGGCTTGGCTCGAGAGCGCGGCCAGCTCACCTACTCGCTGAAGAACAGCGACTACAAGCCGGAGCAGCTGCCGCCGATGAGCGAGGCCTGTCCGCCGCTGCTGCAGCAGCTCGTCTACAACATCCTCAATCCCAACCCGTCGAAGCGGGTCAGTCCGGACATTGCGGCCAATGTGGTTCAGCTGTTTCTCTGGGCTCCATCAAATTGGCTTAAGGCCGGCGGTATGCCCAACAGTTCTGAGGTGCGGATCCATTGATTCTTTATTGAAATGGGTCTAaattctctcttttttttccagATCCTTCAGTGGTTACTCTCGCTAACCACCAAGATCATGTGCGAGGGACGTCCTCAGGTGGGCGCCAGCGGTGTTGGTGCTCCAATGACTGGCGGACGACGCGCCTACGTGGAGTACCTGCTAATTTGCAGCTTTTTGGCCCGCGCCCGTTTGCGCCGGATTCGCGGTGCCCTCAACTGGATTCAAAACGTGGTGGCGTAGGAGGCCCTTGGCGGGGAATCGGCGGGAGTGTACTTTCCTCTTGCCTATCACCAATCTACTTGTTACTCTGAGAAAATCAAATGAAAAAGCGTGTGATACCTATATTTTACATATGTATTTATAAAACAACCCAAAATTAACCGCACGCCCCAACCAGTCTcattcattttttgtttattccatCGCCTGCAGCTCTTTGTGACGCTTCTTAATTGCCTCGATTAGCTTTACGATTCGGCCATTAAGTTCTTCTGATTTCTGGGGACTATCCTTTGGtgttatttttgctttttcgATCATTGTTTTCAGGGAACTGTGTGCCTCCATCATCATCATACGCTGCGAGTCCAGTGTGCTTCCCGATATCTGGCTCATTATTAGCTTTTTTCTCTATAAATCAATGGGCAATTGTTTAATTTACTTTAAATGATGTGTATTTGTTTAGAAAAGAACACTTACCAGTCTTAAAATGCCACGAAAAagtattattattgttttgatTTCAAATTTAGCTTAGAGATGGTAAAAACAAAACGCGCTAAAAACGATAATTGTTATCGACAAGCTTCGATAAGTCAGCTAGGGCTGAAGAAATATAAATACGTCCGTTATTTTAAATGTTCTTTGTACTATGATTTTGGAAGTTTTAAATTATGGATAAAAAGACTAAAAGTTCGGgcttctttttaaataatagtgcaacattttattaaattcttttaaTTACTTAAATCCACCCGGGTTACACACAATTTGTGATCATAGAACGAACATGTGGCCATTGTGAGAGCTTCATCGCCCGTGGGAGCCCAGTCGGCTCCATAACAAATGCTTTTGTGCTCCTCGTATGCTCCCAGAAGACGCAACTCCGGGCTCTTCGCGTCCAGCTCCACCACACTGAAATTGGTGTACATGCAGGCGGTGAGTATCAGATCCTTTTTAAGGGGATGTGGTTTCAAACGCCAAATACCGCCGCCCAGGTTCACCTCGGCCAGGGGCCGTTTCATGGCACGGGTGTCGAACAGCCGCAACTGCTCATCGTAGCTGCCAGTCAGCAGGTGATGCTCGTGGCTGGGATGACTCAAGAGGCAGGTGACACCGGCCATGTGAGCTCGATTTGTCCAGATCTTCTGTTCCTCCGGTGCTCGCAGATCGTGGGCCAGCAGGAGCATGTCATCGCCGCCGCTATACAGAACGTGTGGTGACCAGCGATCGAAGGCACAGGTCCAGGCCTCAAATCCATGGCATTTCCATGATTTCTGGAGGGTTAGTTGTCCAGTGGGGCTATAATTGATTAAATTCAAGCCGCCATTGGAGTCGGAAACTGCCAACTGAATGGCACTGCCCTCCTGTTTCCAGTCCAAGGCCAGAGCTAGTGGTGGCTCCACATCTTTGTTCTCCTTTAGCTCCAAACACGTGCGCTTCTCCAAGATCTGTTTGTCCCTCAACAATTCGAAGGTTTCCAGCTGTCCCAATGAAGTAACCGTGGCCAGAATGGGACCACTTTCGCTGCTCCACGAGGGCAGCCATTTCATGTCCAGGATAGCTGCCGTTTCGATGCACTGCAGCCGTTCCAGAGACTCTCCATCGAACTGGTACAAATACACGCGACCCTTGCGCGGCCGTTGTTTTCCGCCAGTCTCTGCATTGTCCTCCGCTCCCTCGACCAGCTGATAGGTGCCACAGGCAAAGTATTTGGCATGCAGGTCATCCTCATGACACCATTCCACGGAATCTGCTGAATATTCCGTATCCTCGGAGTAGAGAGTTGTGAATTGAGCCATTAGTGATGGAACGATGGCTTGTTTTCGGCTGAGACTAACTGGTAATCGATAGTTGTCGATCATTTATCTCTTGCAAATATCGATAAAACTACAGCGCgccttttttaaaatttcaaaagtAAATAGTCTTTACAAGTTTTTGATTTTATCAGAtctatttaaacattttaaatctataaaaaacaatatagtttgtcttattagatttatttgttatttttcgcttttttgctaatttaaaaaattaatagttaaTACATAAAACTACTTAGTGCTCTGTTTACGCGCTACATATTCTGGATTAGGTTTAGTTGATCTGCTTCACCGTTTGGCTCTTGCTGCTCCAGCTTCTGCACATTCtccttgtccttgtcctttTCCTTTTCCGTTTCCTTGTCTCTTCTTGTGGGTTTGTATTCTTCCGTCACCTTCCTAGGGGCGTCACAGTCTCTGGGATGTTTTTGGACTGGCTAGCTAGGTTTTcggatggatggatggttgATTGGATTTTTGGATGGATGGTAGATAGGTGATGATGTGGTAGGTATGCCAGGCATCCAATTATTGCACttgatcctttttttttttaactttatacAATTCTTCTCTTTCTGATTCCGGTTTCCTTCCACGTACCATGTTCACATGTACGCATacacattaaaaaattatacaaccgcaaaaaaaaatatatatatgatttaaaaaaaaaaaatatatatatattgacaATCTTATTCGTAACTATAGACACGCgcctcctctctctctctctctctctctctttcacTTTTGTGCAATTACTGGCCGGAACTGCGGTAAggtggactgggactgggactgggactggggtATCCTACGCCCTCATTGCCACCTTCCACAGCACctccatcatcatcatccccGGAGCTAATACCTAGCTAGCGGTACTGGTTACTGGTTGGGCGACTGTGACGCCTCCGCGATCCTCATTTGGTCTTCATCACGATGATCGGCTCGAGTATCTTTAGCATGTCGCTGTTTTCTGGTGCTCCAGTGCCATTCCCACCTCCAGATCCCGGTGCTCCGGTGGTGTTAGATCCTCCTgtagcagcagcaccaccaccaccaccaccacttgGCCCTCCGGCACTGCTACCGCCGGCCAACTGCAGCTTGCCGAATCCctgatgctgttgctgatgaCTGATGGTGACCAAGCGATGCTGCTGATTCAGGACGATGGCCTCGTGATGTCCATGCTGTTGCAGGCTGCCGGCAATCTGTTGCAATTCGTGCTGTTGCAGCTGCAACGGCGGCAACTGCTGGTCATCACCCGACCCGTCGCCATCCAGTGGA
Encoded here:
- the LOC6504106 gene encoding probable fumarate hydratase, mitochondrial; the encoded protein is MLRKLYIRSITGAQMMRRELFVAASGGHCGKEDGKGKNKDMDKFRTEKDTFGELKVPADKLYGAQTMRSKLNFPIGDIAERMPMPVIQAMGILKKACAEVNKEFGLDAKIAEAVSCACDDVISGKYYRQGHFPLVIWQTGSGTQTNMNTNEVISNAAIKMLGGELGSKKPVHPNDHVNKSQSSNDTFPAAIHISVGMELNERLLPAVAHLRDALKAKSDEFKDIIKIGRTHLMDAVPLTLGQEFSGYVQQLTYAQDRIKACLPRVYDLALGGTAVGTGLNTHKGFAEKVAKRIAELTCLPFVSAPNKFEALGARDAMVEVHGVLNTIAVSLMKIANDIRFLGSGPRCGLGELQLPENEPGSSIMPGKVNPTQCESMTMLCAQVMGNQVAVTVGGATGHFELNVFKPLIVSNVLRSIRLLSDGSMTFSKNCVEGIQANKENIAKIMNESLMLVTALNPHIGYDKAAAIAKTAHQNKTTLKEEALKTGITEEQFKEWVDPKKMLGPK
- the LOC6504107 gene encoding serine/threonine-protein kinase Pink1, mitochondrial, with amino-acid sequence MSVRLLTVRLIKHGRYILRSYCKREIHSNILEQNQLKTRSKRGFPLPSTAANVTRAAPQQPAAAVAKSAPSSSAPILSRSAAQLGSNNSGIFRVGQHARKLFIDNILSRVTTTYSEDLRQRATRKLFFGDSAPFFALIGVSLASGAGVLSKEDELEGVCWEIREAASRLQSAWNHDEVSETLDSKFTIDDLEVGPPIAKGCAAVVYAANFKKDNASGADDVVDPLQPASHAVPAMAPNHWNAHEMMSPLQNMSRFVHNFGGSVDNIFHYSQPSAASDFVGALEQDQPDIQTENSALNANPRQDMKLNSSVDRYPLALKMMFNYDIQSNALSILRAMYKETVPARQRRMNPAAEDWERLLQNQTLVLPPHPNIVCMFGFFCDEVRNFPDGHLLYPVAQPQRINPQGYGRNMSLYLLMKRYDDSLRGLLDRNQELSTCTRILLLAQMLEAVTHLSRHGVAHRDLKSDNVLIEMLDDASPVLVLSDFGCCLADKVHGLRLPYVSHDIDKGGNAALMAPEIFNTLPGPFAVLNYGKADLWACGALAYEIFGMRNPFYSSSGGLARERGQLTYSLKNSDYKPEQLPPMSEACPPLLQQLVYNILNPNPSKRVSPDIAANVVQLFLWAPSNWLKAGGMPNSSEILQWLLSLTTKIMCEGRPQVGASGVGAPMTGGRRAYVEYLLICSFLARARLRRIRGALNWIQNVVA
- the LOC6504105 gene encoding probable fumarate hydratase, mitochondrial isoform X1; amino-acid sequence: MATAYRCFISNLNLNLSLSLIPLPEQAPSSGPLDSPAHFAISISFQMASQDFRVESDTFGELKVPADKYYGAQTMRSQINFPIGGPTERMPKPVVQAMGILKKAAAEVNKEFGLDTKVSEAISKAADDVISGKLYDDHFPLVIWQTGSGTQSNMNVNEVISNRAIELMGGKLGSKTPVHPNDHVNKSQSSNDTFPTAIHISVALELNNNLKPAIKILHDALRAKSDEFKDIIKIGRTHTMDAVPLTLGQEFSGYAQQLAYALERIDACLPRVYELALGGTAVGTGLNTRKGFAEKCAAKIADLTGLPFVTAPNKFEALAARDAMVEVHGVLNTIAVSLMKIANDIRFLGSGPRCGLGELSLPENEPGSSIMPGKVNPTQCESLTMLSAQVMGNQVAVTVGGANGHFELNVFKPLIVSNVLRSIRLLSDGSRTFTANCVNGIQANRENIAKIMNESLMLVTALNPHIGYDKAAKIAKTAHKNGTTLKEEAINLGYLTEQQFNEWVRPEQMLGPK
- the LOC6503539 gene encoding diphthine methyltransferase, producing MIDNYRLPVSLSRKQAIVPSLMAQFTTLYSEDTEYSADSVEWCHEDDLHAKYFACGTYQLVEGAEDNAETGGKQRPRKGRVYLYQFDGESLERLQCIETAAILDMKWLPSWSSESGPILATVTSLGQLETFELLRDKQILEKRTCLELKENKDVEPPLALALDWKQEGSAIQLAVSDSNGGLNLINYSPTGQLTLQKSWKCHGFEAWTCAFDRWSPHVLYSGGDDMLLLAHDLRAPEEQKIWTNRAHMAGVTCLLSHPSHEHHLLTGSYDEQLRLFDTRAMKRPLAEVNLGGGIWRLKPHPLKKDLILTACMYTNFSVVELDAKSPELRLLGAYEEHKSICYGADWAPTGDEALTMATCSFYDHKLCVTRVDLSN
- the LOC6504105 gene encoding fumarate hydratase, mitochondrial isoform X2 — protein: MVLPLLQRSTLRGVQQLTKPWAASATAGSLRLASQDFRVESDTFGELKVPADKYYGAQTMRSQINFPIGGPTERMPKPVVQAMGILKKAAAEVNKEFGLDTKVSEAISKAADDVISGKLYDDHFPLVIWQTGSGTQSNMNVNEVISNRAIELMGGKLGSKTPVHPNDHVNKSQSSNDTFPTAIHISVALELNNNLKPAIKILHDALRAKSDEFKDIIKIGRTHTMDAVPLTLGQEFSGYAQQLAYALERIDACLPRVYELALGGTAVGTGLNTRKGFAEKCAAKIADLTGLPFVTAPNKFEALAARDAMVEVHGVLNTIAVSLMKIANDIRFLGSGPRCGLGELSLPENEPGSSIMPGKVNPTQCESLTMLSAQVMGNQVAVTVGGANGHFELNVFKPLIVSNVLRSIRLLSDGSRTFTANCVNGIQANRENIAKIMNESLMLVTALNPHIGYDKAAKIAKTAHKNGTTLKEEAINLGYLTEQQFNEWVRPEQMLGPK